A section of the Candidatus Chlorohelix allophototropha genome encodes:
- a CDS encoding protein kinase domain-containing protein, whose translation MSNPAPELQPGVILAATYRLEELLGKGGMGEVWLVTHLLLDEKRAIKLILGEYAANLQVRERFIRGEARNALRLFHPNIVRVYDLGQHKDMPYIVMEYVPKGAYGADLRSLLRAEGKLSLERTGEILNQLAAALDHAHNQGLIHRDLKPANILLSDQGQVKLTDFGIVKDLKAQDEYLTSEGFAVGTPVYMSPEQARGEAIVASDIYALGVVIYEMLAGRPPFVGLATSVVLQHTTTPPTPLRHYDPSIPDGISEVILKALAKPPQERYSSALELAQAFETTLKENRPTIDTTTIAISTTPARRSRELTQNTPISTDTTAKIRILIADDHPLFRDGLHILLDSVPDMEVIGEVASGDEVLNQVATFAPDVILMDINMPGINGIEATRRLVQTYPQLKVLIITMFEDDDSVFAAMRAGAKGYLLKGAAQGETLRAIRVIAEGEAFFGAAIAQRLMTYFQGIKPSIANQSPLLAELTEREHEILTLMAQRLSNPEIATRLFLSPKTVRNQVSIILSKLQVADRAEAMRAAWTAGLGKDSEGTNL comes from the coding sequence ATGTCAAACCCTGCTCCCGAACTTCAACCCGGTGTTATCTTAGCTGCAACTTACCGCCTGGAAGAACTCCTGGGTAAAGGCGGAATGGGGGAGGTCTGGTTGGTAACTCACCTCCTCCTAGATGAAAAGCGCGCGATCAAACTTATCCTGGGCGAATACGCCGCCAATCTCCAGGTACGAGAGCGATTCATCCGGGGAGAAGCCCGCAATGCCCTCCGTCTCTTTCACCCAAACATCGTGCGGGTCTACGATTTAGGTCAACATAAGGATATGCCTTATATCGTGATGGAGTATGTACCAAAGGGGGCTTATGGAGCTGACCTCAGAAGTTTACTCAGAGCCGAAGGTAAACTGAGTTTGGAGCGCACCGGGGAAATTCTCAATCAATTAGCCGCCGCCCTTGACCATGCCCATAACCAGGGATTAATCCATCGCGATCTGAAACCCGCCAATATTTTATTATCCGACCAGGGTCAGGTTAAACTTACCGATTTTGGAATTGTTAAGGATTTAAAAGCGCAAGACGAATACCTGACCTCCGAAGGCTTCGCGGTTGGCACCCCGGTCTATATGTCCCCCGAACAGGCGCGGGGCGAAGCGATAGTTGCCAGTGATATTTATGCTTTGGGAGTGGTGATCTACGAAATGTTGGCAGGTCGCCCGCCCTTTGTGGGGTTAGCCACCTCGGTGGTATTGCAGCATACCACCACCCCACCCACCCCGCTGCGTCATTATGACCCTTCCATACCTGATGGGATTTCGGAGGTAATCTTAAAAGCCCTGGCTAAACCCCCCCAGGAGCGTTATAGTTCGGCTTTGGAGTTGGCCCAGGCTTTTGAAACGACCCTGAAGGAGAACCGCCCGACGATTGACACCACTACAATCGCCATCAGCACTACCCCGGCAAGGCGAAGTCGGGAACTAACCCAGAATACGCCAATTTCGACTGATACAACAGCTAAAATAAGAATTTTGATTGCGGACGACCACCCTCTGTTTCGGGATGGTTTGCACATTTTGCTAGATTCGGTGCCGGATATGGAGGTAATCGGTGAGGTTGCCAGTGGCGATGAGGTACTTAATCAGGTGGCTACTTTTGCGCCCGATGTAATATTAATGGACATCAATATGCCAGGAATTAACGGGATTGAAGCTACCCGGCGGTTGGTGCAAACATATCCGCAACTTAAAGTGCTGATTATTACAATGTTTGAGGATGATGATTCGGTGTTTGCCGCAATGCGCGCAGGAGCTAAAGGTTATTTGCTCAAGGGAGCAGCTCAGGGTGAAACCCTACGAGCCATTCGGGTCATCGCTGAGGGGGAAGCCTTTTTCGGGGCGGCTATCGCCCAGCGATTGATGACCTATTTCCAGGGGATAAAGCCTAGTATAGCCAACCAATCGCCCTTGTTAGCCGAGTTGACCGAGCGGGAACATGAGATTCTTACCCTGATGGCGCAACGTCTTTCAAATCCCGAAATTGCCACCCGCCTGTTCTTAAGTCCGAAGACGGTGCGGAACCAGGTTTCCATTATATTAAGCAAATTGCAGGTAGCTGACCGGGCTGAAGCGATGCGGGCAGCCTGGACTGCTGGGTTAGGGAAGGATTCTGAAGGAACGAATCTGTAA
- a CDS encoding SDR family NAD(P)-dependent oxidoreductase — MDKELCVVIGAGSGVSQGVARRFGKEGFRIALIARRAESVEESVSELENLGVKAFGFVADASDFNALKQTLELIRQSLGETAVLVYNAAAIKQGIPSEIPVESLVEDFKTNVAGALVATQAVIPSMRAKGKGTILFTGGGLALSPNHQVASLSVGKAALRNLAYSLGAELEVEGIQVATVTIAGYVTPGTHFDPDLIAETYWQLHTQKPGERQREIVYK; from the coding sequence ATGGATAAAGAACTTTGTGTGGTTATCGGTGCAGGCTCAGGTGTCAGCCAAGGTGTCGCCAGACGCTTCGGAAAGGAAGGCTTCCGCATAGCCCTTATCGCTCGCCGTGCTGAGTCTGTTGAGGAGTCAGTTTCAGAACTTGAGAATTTAGGGGTAAAAGCTTTTGGTTTTGTCGCAGACGCCTCCGACTTTAACGCTTTAAAGCAGACCCTAGAGCTTATAAGGCAAAGCCTGGGTGAGACAGCCGTGCTGGTCTACAATGCCGCTGCAATAAAGCAGGGAATTCCTTCCGAGATACCGGTGGAAAGCCTAGTAGAAGATTTCAAAACTAACGTGGCGGGAGCGCTGGTAGCTACGCAGGCGGTAATTCCAAGCATGAGGGCGAAGGGGAAGGGTACAATCCTTTTCACAGGGGGTGGGCTGGCGCTAAGTCCAAACCATCAGGTTGCCTCCCTGTCAGTGGGCAAGGCCGCCCTCAGAAACCTTGCATACTCTCTGGGAGCTGAACTTGAAGTGGAAGGAATCCAAGTGGCTACTGTAACCATTGCTGGTTATGTTACACCTGGAACTCACTTTGACCCTGACCTGATAGCGGAAACATACTGGCAGTTACACACTCAGAAACCAGGTGAGAGGCAAAGAGAAATTGTCTACAAGTAA